One window of Halichondria panicea chromosome 7, odHalPani1.1, whole genome shotgun sequence genomic DNA carries:
- the LOC135338440 gene encoding SHC-transforming protein 1-like codes for MRRNKDSVPAASAGDWSSTGTFLRRPPTGWLHEDTELMRGSFIDYEVYYLGCVEVKQSMRTLQFSMRTQITKEAILRLAEAAQKVFMGQKKRKVPKQITKVLGEVDTRTTGDMNLSVSVDSLRISTLTGAEVINHSLPSISFASGGDGPTSDFIGYVAKDPVHSRACHVFECPNSSQYVLATIGQAFELRYKMYLKQPRTPAQPLPVSDSVQGSDSWRSSHGRHRDEEVVTPPTPPPCYDGLGDSGPSGIYSDIPEIPTTVPPPIPASRQQSNPYGNLPNFPPDIEAVSCSSSAKGSVGVAARLGNPYDTMPAEYPSDGVYSDPGEVTTSNIKPPPAIDDYEETYAERPLVSIKQGSTANESNQIDLTPSIPSHDYSNVGLNGKITPETKPHPPKPPRPPITSSKPSVHRAPPPKNAQVSPSPTQPPKAFKPKVLPKPSLRQSPPDLECVYDEPDALAIQRVVSPRATRPGVYDDVAEVLGGKLRLDDGVANGNGYDENVYDDVDAGDEHVVSHVPLRSPKFDDTIYNRIPGNGQVSGSSSPLAPLPRQTYFHGPINRVEAEALLIKDGEFLVRESSKKPGQYVLTGMASGKIQHLLLMDKHGKVKSKDREFDSIPDLVRYFRDKQSALVIGSSQVYLSNPVANAFLT; via the exons ATGAGACGAAACAAAGATAGTGTCCCCGCTGCTTCTGCTGGCGACTGGAGCTCAACAGGGACGTTTCTGCGGAGGCCACCAACGGGTTGGCTACACGAAGACACAGAGCTTATGCGAGGATCCTTTATAGACTATGAAGTCTAC tacctcGGCTGTGTTGAAGTGAAGCAATCAATGCGGACACTTCAGTTCAGTATGAGAACACAGATCACAAA AGAGGCCATACTGCGACTTGCTGAAGCTGCTCAAAAAGTGTTCATGGGACAAAAGAAGAGAAAG GTACCCAAGCAGATCACTAAGGTTCTTGGAG AGGTTGATACTCGCACTACCGGTGATATGAATCTGTCAGTGTCTGTGGACTCTCTGAGGATATCCACGCTCACGGGGGCAGAGGTCATTAATCACTCACTACCATCCATATCATTCGCCAGTGGAGGAGacggg ccaACCTCTGACTTCATAGGCTATGTAGCCAAAGATCCAGTACACAGCAGAG catgccATGTGTTTGAATGCCCCAACAGTTCTCAGTACGTGTTAGCCACCATTGGACAAGCCTTTGAGCTGAGATACAAGATGTACCTCAAGCAACCGCGAACACCAGCTCAACCATTACCAGTCTCTGATAG TGTGCAAGGTAGTGATTCTTGGAGGTCGTCACATGGTCGTCATAGAGACGAGGAGGTTGTAACTccgcccacaccaccaccctgTTACGATGGACTTGGTGATAGTGGACCCTCTGGGATCTATTCTGACATACCCGAGATACCAACCACAGTACCT ccacccATCCCTGCCTCTAGACAACAGAGCAACCCATACGGCAACCTCCCAAACTTCCCTCCTGACATAGAAGCCGTCTCGTGTAGCTCCTCTGCTAAAGGATCGGTAGGTGTGGCCGCTCGCCTGGGTAACCCCTACGACACTATGCCTGCCGAGTATCCTAGTGACGGAGTGTACTCTGACCCCGGGGAGGTCACCACATCAA ATATCAAACCACCCCCTGCCATTGATGATTACGAGGAGACGTATGCGGAGAGGCCACTGGTGAGTATTAAACAAGGTTCCACTGCTAACGAATCGAATCAGATTGATCTCACACCGTCAATACCGTCACATGACTACTCTAATGTTGGACTCAATGGGAAGATAACTCCAGagactaaaccacacccacctaaACCACCACGCCCACCTATAACCTCGTCCAAGCCCTCCGTGCATAGAGCACCACCTCCTAAAAACGCACAAG TGTCACCCTCCCCAACGCAACCTCCTAAAGCATTTAAACCAAAAGTTCTTCCAAAACCTTCCCTCCGACAAAGTCCCCCTGACCTGGAGTGCGTGTATGATGAGCCGGATGCTCTAGCTATACAGAGAGTGGTGTCACCACGAGCAACAAGGCCTGGTGTGTATGATGACGTCGCAGAGGTCTTGGGTGGTAAATTACGATTGGACGATGGTGTTGCAAACGGCAATGGTTATGATGAGAACGTGTATGATGATGTTGATGCTGGAGACGAACATGTTGTCAG CCATGTACCACTGAGATCACCCAAATTTGATGATACTATATATAACCGTATCCCAGGCAACGGACAAGTGAGCGGATCCAGCT ccCCACTTGCTCCACTCCCTCGTCAGACCTATTTCCACGGGCCCATCAATCGCGTCGAGGCCGAAGCCCTACTAATAAAAGACGGAGAATTTCTTGTTCGAGAGAGCTCTAAGAAACCCGGTCAATACGTACTCACTGGAATGGCCTCAGGCAAGATACAGCACCTCCTCCTCATGGACAAGCACGGCAAG GTCAAGTCTAAGGATCGTGAATTTGATAGCATACCTGATCTGGTGAGGTACTTCAGAGACAAACAGTCTGCCCTTGTCATAGGAAGCTCCCAGGTCTACCTCAGCAACCCAGTTGCCAACGCTTTCTTGACCTAA
- the LOC135338442 gene encoding uncharacterized protein LOC135338442 has product MATSSDQSIEKQLGTLADHQTSLESSDVFRIDPEEDMDQQMERLMAELNKLPQEMRTTLDVNTIKRNYQNAKSISILVTGKTGTGKSTLANGILGVKIQRERVAIEGANITGACTTKVTKYETRKGEIAVALWDSPGLQDGTANQTDYLRQMKQQCSKRDLTIYCIKMIETRFVQGTDNPDIIAMKKITKAFGNDFWKSTVIVLTFANSIEAVNYDIKYLSPEKKIEEIKKVISQWINQIKNILIKDVKIPKEIVKSILIVPAGHYMEPHIPGCRYWLSNLWFHCVHAISSPEAKVALVKINFSRIKREDLINDEDFQRAPEEQPIVVNKEAYSTILRGVLGAIGGGLAGAGVGVGVGVGTVGLILPISLPVGIVLGVLIGFVACV; this is encoded by the coding sequence ATGGCTACAAGTTCAGACCAATCGATTGAGAAACAATTAGGAACACTCGCAGATCACCAGACTTCACTTGAGTCCTCTGATGTGTTCAGAATAGACCCGGAGGAAGATATGGACCAACAAATGGAGAGATTGATGGCAGAACTTAACAAACTACCGCAAGAAATGAGAACCACTTTAGATGTCAACACGATCAAGAGAAACTATCAAAATGCCAAATCTATCAGTATTCTAGTAACTGGTAAAACAGGCACAGGCAAGTCGACACTAGCTAATGGCATTCTAGGAGTGAAGATCCAGAGAGAACGAGTGGCCATTGAAGGAGCTAACATCACTGGAGCTTGCACTACTAAAGTCACAAAGTATGAAACCAGAAAAGGCGAGATAGCTGTGGCGCTTTGGGACAGCCCAGGACTTCAAGATGGAACTGCAAATCAAACAGACTATCTACGACAAATGAAACAGCAATGTTCCAAGAGAGATCTAACAATCTACTGCATTAAAATGATTGAGACCAGGTTTGTGCAAGGTACAGATAATCCGGATATTATAGCCATGAAAAAAATTACAAAAGCTTTTGGGAATGACTTTTGGAAGAGCACAGTCATCGTCCTAACGTTTGCTAACTCGATTGAAGCTGTAAATTACGACATAAAATACTTATCGCCTGAGAAAAAAATCGAAGAAATTAAAAAAGTTATCAGCCAGTGGATAAATCAGATCAAAAATATTTTGATTAAAGACGTGAAAATCCCCAAAGAAATAGTGAAATCGATACTGATTGTACCAGCTGGTCACTACATGGAGCCCCACATCCCAGGCTGTCGTTATTGGCTATCAAATCTTTGGTTTCATTGTGTGCACGCCATCTCCTCACCCGAGGCAAAGGTAGCTCTCGTGAAGATAAACTTCAGTCGTATCAAGAGAGAAGATTTGATCAACGATGAAGATTTTCAGAGGGCACCAGAAGAGCAGCCGATAGTTGTGAACAAAGAAGCTTACAGTACGATACTGAGAGGTGTGTTAGGGGCTATAGGGGGCGGCCTAGCAGGAGCTGGTGTGGGAgtaggtgtgggtgtgggaaCGGTAGGACTCATTCTGCCAATATCACTGCCAGTGGGTATTGTATTAGGAGTACTAATCGGTTTTGTTGCTTGCGTTTGA
- the LOC135338441 gene encoding cytochrome P450 20A1-like, which produces MLDFVIFAFTAVVGLIVILLFCYFSGSNSKAKPVLISAQSTETIPRWNEPPAHEEKGDLEVMMTKYGSLHQFLLHLHDNGRVPVSSFWWGKTHVVTLCSPQAFKESVLFVNRPRELFWGFEPLITKYSIQYANDEDWVQRSKLLFPTLKGEDLKSYFPHFVQIALETEVVWENLSSTEEVLIRKHAFPIAIKGITRSCLGDIFENDDELRRLTDAYHICWRTMEEGAPESGSERERLFLTARGVIEEIIRKIVAARREGKGHQDIPFIDAMLQHYDSDDKITADVISFLVGGFHTSGYMITWLLWYLADNPQSQDRLCAEIVHETSGGRGDALQQYALRTDTYLRQVQDETIRLSTLAPWAARYAAQDVGVVGYKIPRGTPMIHALGVGLKNQVVWGDTVDKWDPDRFDPKGRRGNEFCPFGVHSKRKCPGYQFSYFEVGVIISILLQRFTIVPVPGQDVIQVHGLVTEPRDDIRVYITSRDRGD; this is translated from the exons ATGCTCGACTTTGTGATCTTCGCCTTCACTGCAGTAGTGGGTCTTATTGTGATCCTGCTcttttgttacttcagtggGTCAAACAGCAAAGCAAAG ccTGTGTTGATCAGTGCTCAGTCCACTGAGACCATACCACGATGGAACGAGCCGCCCGCTCATGAAGA GAAAGGAGACCTAGAGGTAATGATGACCAAGTATGGAAGTCTTCATCAATTCTTGCTTCATCTCCATGACAACGGTAGGGTCCCCGTATCGTCCTTCTGGTGGGGTAAGACTCACGTGGTCACTCTATGCAGCCCTCAAGCATTCAAAGAGAGTGTCCTCTTTGTCAACAGGCCCC GAGAGCTGTTTTGGGGGTTTGAGCCACTCATCACAAAATACAGTATTCAGTATGCTAATGATGAAGACtgggttcaaaggtcaaagctTCTCTTCCCCACCCTCAAGGGAGAAGACCTCAAATCTTACTTTCCCCACTTTGTCCAAATTGCTCTG gaGACGGAGGTTGTTTGGGAAAACTTATCTTCTACTGAAGAAGTTCTTATACGAAAACATGCCTTCCCCATTGCCATAAAAGGAATCACTCGTAGTTGCCTTGGCGATATATTTGAGAATGATGATGAACTTCGTCGGCTCACTGATGCGTACCACATCTGCTGGAGAACAATGgag GAGGGTGCTCCGGAGAGTGGCTCTGAACGAGAGAGGTTGTTCCTCACAGCCAGAGGTGTGATAGAGGAGATCATCCGCAAGATAGTAGCAGCTCGTAGAGAGGGCAAAGGTCACCAGGACATCCCGTTTATCGACGCCATGTTACAACACTACGACTCGGATGATAAA ATTACGGCTGACGTAATCAGTTTTCTGGTGGGAGGATTCCATACCTCGGGATACATGATtacatggttgctatggtattTGGCAGACAACCCACAGTCACAG gatcGACTGTGTGCTGAGATTGTTCATGAGACtagtggggggaggggagacGCACTCCAGCAATACGCCCTCAGGACAGACAC GTACCTTCGCCAGGTTCAGGATGAGACCATTCGACTCAGTACTCTGGCTCCATGGGCTGCCCGTTACGCGGCACaggatgtgggtgtggtcggATATAAAATCCCACGTGGGACTCCGATGATCCATGCTCTGGGGGTGGGGCTAAAGAATCAGGTCGTCTGGGGAGACACTGTCGACAA ATGGGACCCTGACCGATTTGACCCCAAAGGTCGTCGTGGTAACGAGTTTTGTCCGTTTGGTGTGCACAGTAAACGCAAATGTCCTGGTTACCAGTTCTCGTACTTTGAAGTGGGTGTGATCATTTCCATCCTCCTCCAGCGATTTACAATAGTTCCCGTCCCCGGACAGGATGTCATACAG GTACACGGCCTTGTGACTGAGCCGAGGGATGATATCAGAGTGTACATTACCTCCAGGGACAGGGGAGACTAA
- the LOC135338529 gene encoding small ribosomal subunit protein uS19-like, protein MSTAEQAAVLKKKRTFRKFTFRGVDLDQLLDMTYEQLMGLVHARARRRFSRGLKRKPLALIKRLRKAKKEAPAMEKPAVVKTHLRNMIVVPEMIGSVVGIHNGKTFNQVEIKPEMMGHYLGEFAITYKPVKHGRPGIGATHSSRFIPLK, encoded by the exons ATGTCG ACAGCAGAACAAGCTGCTGTTCTAAAGAAAAAGAGGACTTTTCGCAAGTTCACATTTCGTGGCGTTGACCTTGACCAGCTCTTGGATATGACATACGAGCAACTTATGGGATTGGTTCATGCCCGAGCACGAAGAAGGTTCTCAAGAG gtcTTAAACGCAAGCCTCTGGCTCTGATCAAGCGTCTACGTAAGGCCAAGAAAGAGGCTCCTGCCATGGAGAAACCAGCCGTCGTGAAGACACACCTCAGAAACATGATAGTGGTGCCTGAGATGATTGGGTCAGTGGTTGGCATTCACAATGGGAAGACATTCAACCAGGTTGAGATTAAG cctgagATGATGGGACACTATCTGGGGGAGTTTGCCATCACCTATAAACCAGTCAAACATGGCCGCCCTGGAATCGGAGCCACGCACTCTTCGAGATTTATTCCTCTCAAGTAG